A part of Deinococcus detaillensis genomic DNA contains:
- a CDS encoding GNAT family N-acetyltransferase: MPLLTLSIDDTRAHALMLQQQRELRVLYGDTDERTEPFDPATLAGGVLLGYEENGELLAIGGLKPLSDDDFLFKTAEIKRMYTLPSARGRQLGRAVLNGLMAWARESGLSRLVLETGDLQKEALGLYESAGFTRIANFGYYTGMENSLCYGLDFSADAPA; this comes from the coding sequence ATGCCGCTGCTCACCCTCTCCATTGACGACACCCGCGCCCACGCCTTGATGCTTCAGCAGCAGCGCGAACTCCGAGTCCTCTACGGCGACACCGACGAGCGCACCGAGCCGTTTGATCCGGCAACGCTGGCGGGCGGCGTGCTGCTGGGCTACGAGGAGAACGGCGAACTTCTGGCCATTGGCGGCCTCAAACCCCTGAGCGACGACGATTTCTTGTTCAAGACTGCAGAGATTAAACGGATGTACACCCTGCCGAGCGCCAGAGGCCGCCAGCTGGGCCGCGCCGTGCTGAACGGGCTGATGGCGTGGGCACGCGAAAGTGGCCTGAGCCGCTTGGTGCTGGAAACCGGCGACCTCCAAAAGGAAGCGCTGGGCCTCTATGAAAGCGCCGGATTTACACGGATTGCCAACTTCGGTTACTACACCGGAATGGAAAACAGTTTGTGTTACGGGCTGGATTTCTCAGCCGATGCCCCCGCCTAA
- a CDS encoding glycosyltransferase has product MPLSRAPLAFQAEPAPLLGAQRRVITLYTEEAAALTDEGGWLRQLLTGMPEMHFQVRLLARTAPGHMVAPLPALSNQPLPHAAEAQVWSLFAPEPQHPTFSAAEKSEVEDALASLVTGLCVPDATAFTESLQALSELAGSGSLTAILLSGQAARQILWAWQQVARPNLRPRLPVPSITDALALAEWLCGALRPLAYLPPAAELAQAQGSGAAGLAALHGLWRRGTPFILLEPQATLRQHYLEFRRRRVPLGQKIMQLRFERLLSRAVYRQASKVVAGSARVRRWQEHLGAPPARTLLRSGGLQLTRTAWADQPISPEPEQAAVVWCGEWRPEEQLETLLRAFDLVRRQRLDARLKLFGQPVAGFPAYRAWVGELITSLRLERCVTLEALPNDRAEVYRAGQVVVVTGSAYEVPSALLEAMTLGRAIIAPREESSAEVVCEAGVLCAAQDLLALSSHILRLLENAPLRRTLGESARARSVLFSSDGWLDLQRELCEQIFGSAAETDWGHKPWAETKLDLGFPHELELGDFDFGENQ; this is encoded by the coding sequence ATGCCGCTGAGCCGAGCGCCACTCGCTTTTCAGGCCGAGCCTGCGCCGCTCCTCGGGGCGCAGCGCCGCGTCATCACCCTCTACACCGAGGAGGCCGCCGCGCTCACCGATGAAGGCGGCTGGCTTCGTCAGCTGTTGACAGGAATGCCGGAGATGCATTTTCAAGTGCGGCTGCTGGCCCGCACCGCCCCGGGCCACATGGTTGCGCCCCTGCCTGCGCTTTCCAATCAGCCGTTGCCACACGCAGCCGAAGCTCAAGTCTGGTCACTTTTTGCGCCGGAACCGCAGCACCCCACTTTTTCAGCCGCCGAAAAAAGTGAAGTCGAAGACGCCTTGGCCAGTTTGGTCACGGGTCTGTGTGTGCCGGACGCCACCGCCTTCACCGAGAGTTTGCAGGCTCTGAGTGAGCTGGCCGGTTCAGGTTCACTGACGGCCATATTGCTGAGCGGCCAAGCGGCGCGGCAAATTTTGTGGGCCTGGCAGCAGGTGGCCCGCCCCAATTTGCGCCCGCGCTTGCCGGTGCCCAGCATTACCGACGCCTTGGCCCTCGCCGAGTGGCTCTGCGGAGCGCTGCGTCCCTTAGCGTATTTGCCGCCCGCCGCCGAGTTGGCGCAGGCGCAGGGCAGCGGCGCGGCAGGTTTGGCGGCGCTGCACGGCCTGTGGCGGCGCGGCACGCCGTTTATCTTGCTGGAGCCGCAGGCCACTTTGCGCCAGCACTACCTCGAATTTCGCCGCCGCCGCGTGCCGCTGGGCCAAAAAATCATGCAACTGCGCTTTGAGCGCTTGCTTTCGCGGGCGGTGTACCGGCAGGCCAGTAAGGTGGTGGCCGGTTCGGCGCGGGTGAGGCGCTGGCAAGAGCATCTGGGTGCGCCTCCGGCCCGCACACTGCTCAGGAGCGGTGGCTTGCAACTGACCCGCACGGCTTGGGCAGACCAGCCTATCAGCCCTGAGCCGGAACAAGCGGCGGTGGTGTGGTGCGGCGAGTGGCGGCCCGAAGAGCAGCTTGAAACGCTGCTGAGGGCCTTTGACTTGGTGCGCCGTCAGCGGCTGGACGCCCGCCTGAAGTTGTTTGGTCAGCCGGTGGCGGGCTTTCCCGCTTACCGGGCCTGGGTTGGGGAGTTGATTACCAGCTTGCGCCTTGAGCGCTGCGTCACGCTGGAAGCGCTGCCCAACGATCGGGCCGAGGTCTACCGCGCCGGACAAGTGGTGGTGGTGACGGGCTCGGCTTATGAAGTGCCTTCAGCGCTCTTGGAAGCCATGACGCTGGGCCGGGCCATCATCGCTCCGCGTGAGGAAAGCTCGGCAGAAGTGGTGTGCGAAGCTGGGGTGCTGTGCGCGGCGCAGGACTTGCTGGCGCTGTCGTCGCACATTTTGCGGCTGCTGGAAAACGCTCCGCTGCGGCGCACTTTGGGGGAATCGGCCCGCGCCCGCTCAGTGCTCTTTTCCTCCGACGGCTGGCTGGACTTGCAGCGGGAGCTGTGCGAACAGATCTTTGGCAGCGCCGCCGAAACCGATTGGGGCCACAAGCCCTGGGCGGAGACGAAACTCGATCTCGGTTTTCCACATGAGCTTGAACTCGGCGATTTTGACTTTGGAGAAAATCAGTGA
- a CDS encoding YkgJ family cysteine cluster protein, whose protein sequence is MTRAHDLFTAPSDFAPRSAWQRECSGCGACCAAPDIAALSKPLGVPCQHLGAGCLCQIYLDRPPICRNYAPDWVCGEVSALPTLAARVARFLAIYGLDD, encoded by the coding sequence ATGACCCGCGCCCACGACCTTTTTACTGCTCCGAGCGACTTCGCACCGCGCAGCGCTTGGCAGCGGGAATGCAGCGGCTGCGGCGCGTGCTGCGCGGCCCCCGACATCGCTGCCCTCAGCAAGCCGCTGGGCGTGCCTTGCCAGCATCTCGGCGCAGGCTGCTTGTGCCAGATTTACCTGGATCGCCCCCCAATCTGCCGCAACTACGCGCCGGACTGGGTCTGCGGCGAAGTCTCGGCGCTGCCGACCTTGGCGGCGCGGGTGGCGAGGTTTCTGGCAATTTATGGATTAGACGATTAG
- the coaE gene encoding dephospho-CoA kinase (Dephospho-CoA kinase (CoaE) performs the final step in coenzyme A biosynthesis.), giving the protein MSPSPRRIGLTGSIGAGKSTLTRLLRQRGFTVLDADEQARLVTREPQTLRDIEAAFAGVVVGAELDRPALSARVFGHPEELAKLNAIVHPRVRARMAALEQAAVAAGAGTIFQDVPLLFEGGSHHLFDVVLLVDAPLEVRLERVLARDNLSREAALARDAAQMPAAKKRELADVVLDNGGDEAALAAQLDEILARLELKP; this is encoded by the coding sequence ATGTCCCCTTCCCCTCGGCGCATCGGTTTGACTGGCTCTATCGGCGCGGGCAAAAGTACCCTGACCCGCTTGCTGCGTCAGCGCGGCTTCACGGTACTGGACGCCGACGAGCAGGCCCGCTTGGTGACCCGTGAGCCGCAGACCCTCCGCGACATTGAAGCTGCGTTTGCGGGCGTGGTGGTGGGCGCAGAACTTGACCGCCCTGCCCTCTCGGCCCGGGTGTTCGGCCATCCTGAAGAACTTGCCAAACTCAACGCCATCGTTCATCCCCGTGTCAGGGCAAGAATGGCCGCGCTGGAACAAGCCGCCGTCGCAGCAGGCGCAGGCACCATCTTTCAAGACGTGCCACTGCTGTTCGAGGGTGGTAGCCATCACCTGTTTGACGTGGTGCTGCTGGTCGATGCGCCGCTCGAAGTTCGCCTAGAGCGTGTGCTGGCCCGAGACAATCTCAGCCGCGAGGCGGCCCTGGCCCGCGACGCGGCCCAAATGCCCGCCGCAAAAAAGCGTGAGCTGGCCGACGTAGTGCTCGACAACGGGGGAGACGAGGCCGCTCTCGCCGCGCAACTGGATGAGATACTGGCGCGGCTGGAACTCAAGCCCTAA
- the rsr gene encoding RNA-binding protein Rsr, whose amino-acid sequence MKNPSAMKTLLSAVNPLQRHQRQKLDASQVQNNAGGFVYALSDASRLTRFLVLGTEGGTFYAGVKAHTVQATDFVRDLVQRDAALALRLTLEVACAGRAPKPEPALLVLALISKTAPNVADRQAAWNALPELARTGTMLLHFLAFTRALGGWGRLTRRGVANVYETLSVEKLALWAVKYKSRDGWAQADALRLAHPKTADPIRNAVLKFMVSGELKVDGDKMEGDRVEGDPVDSDTAPALRVIEGHLLAQAATSDAEAATLMLEYGLPMEGVPTHLRGAEVYRAATQTGGLTWLLRNLGNLSRVGVLTVNDRALIDALIARLTDPAALKRGRIHPLDALKARLVYSAGQGVRGSGTWLPVPRIVDALEDAFYTSFGMVQPAGTRHLLALDVSGSMTGGQVAGVPNLTPNMAAAAMSMLALRSEPEALTMGFADQFRALGITPRDTLEAAMKKAQSASFGATDCAQPILWAAGAGVDVDTFVIYTDNETWAGQVHPKVALDRYRQKTGTAARLIVVGLTATEFSIADPQRSDMLDVVGFDTAAPTLMSAFARGEV is encoded by the coding sequence ATGAAAAACCCATCCGCCATGAAAACCCTGCTCAGCGCCGTCAACCCCCTCCAGCGCCACCAGCGCCAGAAGCTGGACGCCTCTCAGGTACAAAACAACGCGGGCGGCTTCGTTTACGCTCTCAGCGACGCCTCCCGCTTGACCCGCTTTTTGGTGCTGGGCACCGAGGGCGGCACCTTCTACGCCGGAGTGAAAGCCCACACCGTGCAGGCCACCGACTTCGTGCGCGACTTGGTGCAGCGCGACGCGGCTTTGGCCCTGCGCTTAACGTTGGAAGTGGCCTGCGCTGGCCGCGCACCCAAGCCCGAGCCGGCGCTGCTGGTGCTGGCCCTCATCTCCAAGACTGCGCCCAACGTGGCCGACCGGCAAGCGGCCTGGAACGCGCTGCCGGAACTGGCCCGCACCGGCACCATGCTGCTGCACTTTTTGGCGTTCACGCGGGCGCTGGGCGGCTGGGGACGGCTGACCCGGCGCGGCGTAGCCAATGTCTACGAAACGCTGAGCGTAGAGAAGCTGGCGCTGTGGGCAGTCAAGTACAAGAGCCGCGATGGTTGGGCGCAGGCCGACGCGCTGCGGCTGGCCCACCCCAAAACCGCCGATCCCATTCGCAACGCCGTGCTGAAGTTCATGGTGAGCGGTGAACTGAAAGTGGACGGCGACAAAATGGAAGGCGACCGAGTGGAAGGCGACCCAGTGGACAGCGATACGGCTCCAGCCCTGCGCGTCATCGAGGGGCATCTGCTGGCCCAAGCAGCCACCAGCGACGCCGAAGCGGCCACGCTGATGCTGGAGTACGGTCTGCCGATGGAGGGCGTGCCGACCCACCTGCGCGGCGCAGAAGTCTACCGGGCAGCCACCCAGACCGGCGGCCTGACCTGGCTGCTGCGCAATCTCGGCAACCTCAGCCGCGTGGGGGTGCTGACCGTCAATGACCGCGCCCTGATCGACGCGCTGATCGCCCGCTTGACCGACCCCGCCGCCCTCAAGCGTGGCCGCATTCACCCGCTGGACGCGCTCAAGGCTCGTTTGGTCTACTCGGCAGGTCAGGGCGTGCGCGGCAGCGGCACCTGGTTGCCGGTTCCCCGCATCGTGGACGCGCTGGAAGACGCCTTTTACACCTCCTTCGGCATGGTGCAGCCTGCCGGAACCCGTCACCTGCTGGCGCTGGACGTCAGCGGCTCGATGACCGGCGGCCAGGTCGCGGGCGTGCCGAACCTGACGCCCAACATGGCGGCGGCGGCCATGAGCATGTTGGCCCTGCGGAGCGAGCCTGAAGCGCTGACGATGGGCTTTGCGGATCAGTTCCGGGCGCTGGGCATCACTCCCCGCGACACGCTGGAAGCGGCCATGAAAAAGGCCCAGTCCGCCAGCTTTGGGGCCACCGACTGCGCCCAGCCGATATTGTGGGCGGCGGGGGCGGGCGTGGACGTGGACACGTTTGTCATCTACACCGACAACGAAACGTGGGCGGGCCAGGTTCACCCCAAAGTCGCCTTAGACCGCTACCGCCAGAAAACCGGCACCGCCGCCCGCTTGATCGTCGTGGGCCTGACCGCCACCGAGTTCAGCATCGCCGATCCGCAGCGCAGCGACATGCTCGACGTGGTGGGCTTCGATACCGCCGCCCCCACCCTGATGAGCGCTTTTGCGCGGGGCGAGGTTTAG
- the truB gene encoding tRNA pseudouridine(55) synthase TruB, protein MPIYVVDKPLGLTSHDVVGRARRILKTKQVGHTGTLDPLATGVLVLCVGGSTKLVQFMERDSKDYLAFISLGAATPTLDAEGPVTETAFVPELNTHAVEAVLQRFTGPQQQIPPQYSALQVGGVRAYAVARAGGQLDLPARSVTLHELKLLGIYGSLSAAPRTFCPAPDGRWNASPAGITVHLPPPLGDFPTLLVWARVGSGTYLRSLARDVGAALGVPAHLSGLIRTRAGRFELSQAAPLEQLGEATGLPDLSAIDLPILEATPEMALHLRQGKRPTDARVGRFMVLLSGALVAVVDGDGQHLKVVRAWSEEAGEGGT, encoded by the coding sequence ATGCCGATTTACGTCGTTGACAAACCGCTGGGCCTGACCTCGCACGATGTGGTGGGGCGGGCGCGGCGCATCCTGAAAACCAAGCAGGTCGGGCACACCGGCACGCTCGACCCGCTGGCCACCGGCGTGCTGGTGCTGTGCGTGGGCGGCAGCACCAAGCTGGTGCAGTTCATGGAGCGCGACAGCAAGGATTATCTGGCCTTTATCAGTTTGGGCGCGGCCACCCCGACGCTGGACGCCGAGGGGCCAGTCACCGAAACGGCTTTCGTGCCCGAACTGAACACCCACGCCGTCGAAGCGGTCTTACAGCGCTTCACCGGCCCGCAGCAGCAGATTCCGCCGCAGTACAGCGCCCTGCAAGTCGGTGGCGTGCGGGCTTACGCGGTGGCCCGGGCTGGAGGGCAACTCGATTTGCCCGCCCGCAGCGTGACGCTGCACGAACTCAAGTTGCTCGGCATTTACGGCAGCCTCAGCGCCGCGCCGCGCACCTTTTGCCCCGCGCCGGATGGACGTTGGAACGCCAGCCCAGCGGGGATCACGGTTCATTTGCCGCCGCCACTGGGCGACTTTCCCACGCTGCTGGTCTGGGCGCGGGTCGGCAGCGGCACGTACCTGCGCTCGCTGGCCCGCGATGTGGGCGCAGCGCTGGGCGTTCCGGCGCACCTGTCGGGCCTGATCCGCACTAGGGCAGGAAGGTTTGAGCTGTCTCAGGCCGCGCCACTTGAGCAGCTCGGTGAGGCGACGGGGCTGCCCGATCTCAGCGCCATCGACTTGCCGATTCTGGAAGCCACGCCCGAGATGGCCCTGCACCTGCGCCAAGGCAAGCGCCCCACCGACGCACGGGTGGGGCGATTCATGGTGCTGCTCAGCGGCGCACTGGTGGCGGTCGTGGACGGCGACGGGCAACACCTGAAAGTGGTGCGGGCCTGGAGCGAAGAAGCGGGAGAGGGCGGAACGTAA
- a CDS encoding DoxX family protein has product MKPSVKSLEKIEGSLHLNLEAADIEAAKALPAPAGNSLTWKINALEERIIHWWALYGIMLLRISLGLVFFWFGVLKFFPGISVAQDLATHTISVLTFGLMPPAVSLPLLATWECVIGLGLLTGRFLRLTLLLLLAQMAGTFLPLLFFQRETFNVFPLVPTLEGQYIIKNLVLVSAGLVIGAASRGGRIIYDPGALAVAERLQSLRGRYRRRFHRDP; this is encoded by the coding sequence GTGAAACCATCTGTAAAAAGCCTAGAAAAAATCGAAGGTTCGCTCCATCTCAACCTAGAAGCCGCCGACATAGAAGCTGCCAAAGCTTTACCTGCCCCGGCAGGAAACAGCTTGACTTGGAAGATCAATGCATTGGAAGAGCGCATAATTCATTGGTGGGCGCTGTACGGCATCATGCTGCTGAGAATTTCACTGGGGTTGGTGTTTTTCTGGTTCGGCGTGCTCAAGTTCTTCCCGGGTATCAGCGTGGCGCAGGACTTGGCTACCCATACTATCTCGGTGCTGACCTTTGGCCTGATGCCGCCTGCGGTGAGTTTGCCGCTGCTGGCGACGTGGGAGTGCGTCATTGGGCTTGGTCTGCTGACCGGGCGATTTTTGCGCCTCACCTTACTGCTGCTGCTGGCGCAGATGGCCGGAACTTTTTTGCCGCTGCTGTTTTTTCAGCGCGAGACGTTCAATGTCTTTCCCCTGGTGCCCACCCTCGAAGGCCAGTACATCATCAAAAATCTGGTGTTGGTGTCAGCCGGACTCGTCATCGGCGCGGCGTCGCGGGGCGGCCGCATCATTTATGACCCGGGGGCGCTGGCAGTGGCCGAGCGTCTCCAAAGTCTGCGCGGGCGCTACCGCCGCCGCTTCCACCGCGATCCCTAA
- a CDS encoding DNA/RNA non-specific endonuclease has protein sequence MKPPLSKPTAKQLWSAAGLVLLSALLVGCPKKTASGGGDNCTDEFAAGQPQANVDVIKLCRNEYISVYDPQRKVPLVVAEKLQPSEFDGSVSRADNFKPDPDLSAPQSASLNDYRKSGYARGHMAPAADFTSSDEAMNQSFYLSNMVPQDSGMNSGIWASLESATRSCAKQLGSLYVMTGPVFEGKPKTIGDDQVAVPSSIYKIVVSGNGARAFILPNRKLPPARSNFLRYAVTVDEVQRATGLTFFPNGGVNLQAHASFCGGSYGS, from the coding sequence ATGAAGCCTCCCCTATCCAAACCCACGGCCAAGCAGCTTTGGAGCGCTGCTGGACTCGTTTTGCTCAGCGCCTTATTGGTCGGCTGTCCCAAAAAAACGGCATCGGGCGGCGGCGACAACTGCACCGACGAGTTCGCCGCCGGACAGCCGCAGGCCAATGTTGATGTCATCAAGCTGTGCCGCAACGAATACATCAGCGTCTACGACCCGCAGCGCAAAGTCCCGTTGGTGGTGGCCGAGAAGTTGCAGCCCAGCGAGTTTGACGGCTCGGTCAGCCGCGCCGATAACTTCAAGCCTGACCCCGACCTCAGCGCCCCGCAGAGTGCGTCGCTCAACGACTACCGGAAATCTGGCTACGCACGCGGCCACATGGCCCCCGCCGCCGACTTCACCAGCAGCGACGAGGCCATGAACCAGTCATTTTATCTGTCCAACATGGTGCCGCAGGACTCGGGAATGAACAGCGGCATTTGGGCCAGCCTGGAGAGTGCCACCCGCTCGTGCGCCAAGCAGCTCGGCAGCCTTTACGTGATGACCGGCCCCGTTTTTGAAGGCAAACCCAAGACCATTGGCGACGACCAAGTGGCGGTGCCGAGTTCCATTTACAAAATCGTGGTGTCCGGCAACGGAGCGCGGGCGTTTATTTTGCCCAATCGCAAATTGCCGCCCGCCCGCAGCAACTTCTTGCGCTACGCCGTCACAGTGGACGAAGTGCAGCGGGCCACCGGCCTGACCTTTTTCCCGAATGGCGGCGTCAATTTGCAGGCGCACGCCAGCTTTTGCGGCGGCAGCTACGGCAGCTAA
- a CDS encoding RNA polymerase sigma factor, with product MEDTDEVLMNRMAGGDEAALTALYGRYAPYLYGLGRRMLRQQDDVETCVQDAFFNAWKAAGRFDPGRASVKTWLVTIAHNRMLQALRDRPETGLDLEEWDAPTASPDRIEQVIAQRAVDILGEPEKTLVILAFYQGFSHSELNERTGLPLGSIKTYLRRALAQMRVFLETPVASPASAPPLSPSVPSINPAKGGQQDAE from the coding sequence GTGGAAGACACTGACGAAGTGCTGATGAACCGAATGGCTGGCGGCGACGAAGCGGCCTTGACGGCGCTGTACGGGCGCTACGCTCCGTATCTTTACGGCCTGGGCCGCCGGATGCTGCGTCAGCAAGACGACGTGGAAACCTGTGTACAAGACGCTTTCTTCAATGCTTGGAAGGCCGCAGGCCGCTTTGATCCTGGCCGGGCCAGCGTCAAGACGTGGCTGGTCACGATTGCTCACAACCGAATGCTCCAAGCGCTCCGAGACCGGCCTGAAACGGGTCTAGACCTCGAAGAGTGGGACGCGCCGACGGCCTCGCCAGACCGCATTGAGCAAGTCATCGCTCAGCGGGCGGTGGACATCCTCGGTGAACCAGAAAAAACGCTAGTGATTTTGGCGTTTTATCAGGGCTTTTCGCACAGCGAACTCAATGAGCGCACCGGTCTACCGCTGGGCAGCATCAAAACCTACTTGCGCCGCGCTCTGGCGCAAATGCGGGTCTTTTTGGAAACGCCGGTGGCCTCACCCGCCTCCGCACCGCCCCTTTCCCCGAGCGTTCCGTCTATCAATCCAGCCAAAGGAGGTCAGCAAGATGCCGAATAA
- a CDS encoding anti-sigma factor, with the protein MPNNVQLEPSESESEFEEMLSLYVFGLLDAGDAAQVERRLTSEPRWQSELRAFQDTLSALADPAPVPAGSAERLLKRVQAEAQQHAPQQQHPQPASSSANLPMPQPPLSEPPVTKPLVTRPRPAYLGPLLALGLAAAVAAVLLLPHLSSSPEQQLANYQTQAGAVTTQLNTKDGQKLGTAVRLQDGRAFVLLAKGAPAGKAYQAWQVLGAAPESLGVFNGRSFLTAPLSGKVTFAVSVEPPSGSAQPTTTPILAQVL; encoded by the coding sequence ATGCCGAATAACGTACAATTAGAACCATCAGAGTCGGAGAGCGAATTTGAAGAGATGCTCAGCTTGTATGTCTTCGGCTTGCTTGACGCAGGCGACGCGGCCCAAGTCGAGCGTCGACTGACCTCTGAACCGCGCTGGCAAAGCGAGTTGCGGGCCTTTCAAGATACGCTTTCAGCGTTGGCTGACCCGGCTCCCGTGCCTGCGGGCAGCGCTGAGCGGCTGCTCAAGCGGGTGCAGGCTGAGGCTCAGCAACACGCACCGCAGCAGCAACACCCGCAGCCCGCCAGCAGCTCTGCCAACCTGCCGATGCCCCAGCCGCCGCTCTCTGAGCCGCCTGTCACCAAACCGCTTGTCACCAGACCGCGCCCCGCTTACCTCGGCCCGCTGCTCGCGTTGGGGCTGGCCGCCGCTGTGGCCGCCGTGCTGCTGCTGCCGCACCTCAGCTCCTCACCCGAACAGCAACTCGCCAATTACCAGACCCAAGCCGGGGCCGTGACCACCCAACTGAACACCAAAGACGGGCAGAAGCTGGGTACAGCCGTCAGGCTCCAAGATGGCCGCGCCTTTGTGCTGCTGGCCAAGGGCGCTCCGGCGGGCAAGGCTTACCAAGCGTGGCAAGTTTTGGGCGCGGCCCCCGAGTCGCTGGGTGTCTTCAATGGCCGCAGCTTCCTGACCGCGCCGCTGAGCGGCAAAGTGACGTTCGCGGTCAGCGTGGAGCCCCCTTCCGGCAGCGCTCAGCCGACGACCACGCCTATTTTGGCGCAGGTGCTTTGA